A single Cyprinus carpio isolate SPL01 chromosome A6, ASM1834038v1, whole genome shotgun sequence DNA region contains:
- the LOC109088351 gene encoding uncharacterized protein LOC109088351 yields MSASADVESQSPAARSRSRCLDTFLTVSVIALFLMFMVAGSGALYFAKHIKDEIDARTTRRSDGSANALVAPFAKTGNAYKMENFVYLRATESELKTGVMAWETFAYGKGQTIGSRYSYEEKQNVLNIKEGGTYFLYVQLNFSCTGRCPSGQFTVSFYNKHNSEELSCTVSLPVWSEEAPHSQTCWRVVTFPENENRLMAKSQTEGTLDNWKLEMNDSGFGMFLVDGFGALHRT; encoded by the exons ATGTCCGCGTCCGCAGATGTTGAGAGCCAGTCGCCCGCCGCGCGCTCCCGCAGCCGGTGTCTGGACACCTTCCTCACCGTGTCCGTGATCGCGCTCTTCCTCATGTTTATGGTCGCGGGATCGGGAGCGCTGTACTTCGCCAAACACATCAAGGACGAGATAGACGCGCGGACGACGCGACGCTCAGACGGATCCGCGAACGCGTTGGTCGCACCGTTCGCCAAGACCGGAAACGCGTATAAG ATGGAGAATTTTGTTTACCTGAGGGCCACTGAAA GTGAACTCAAAACAGGTGTGATGGCGTGGGAAACATTCGCGTATGGAAAGGGTCAAACCATTGGCTCTCGCTACAGCTATGAGGAAAAGCAGAATGTGCTGAACATCAAGGAAGGAGGAACCTACTTCCTGTACGTCCAGCTCAATTTTTCCTGCACTGGACGATGTCCATCTGGCCAATTCACTGTCAGCTTTTACAATAAACACAATAGTGAGGAGCTCAGCTGCACCGTCTCGCTGCCTGTGTGGAGCGAAGAAGCGCCTCACAGTCAGACGTGTTGGCGTGTCGTGACCTTTCCGGAAAATGAAAACCGCCTCATGGCCAAATCACAGACTGAAGGCACACTAGACAACTGGAAACTGGAGATGAATGACTCTGGCTTTGGGATGTTTCTGGTGGACGGATTTGGAGCGCTGCATCGCACGTGA